A region of the Pricia mediterranea genome:
CAACAATATACCTATAAGCAAGCGTCCGGTGATGACCGCAACGGCGCTAGAAAATAATCCCGAAATCGACGGCGATGTCCTGAACGACGCCGTTTGGCAGGGAGTCCCGGTATTCGGTGACCTGACCCAAGTGCAGCCGAATTTTGGTAGGCCGGCCAGTGAGAAGACCGAGATCAGGATAGGCTATACCACCGAGACGTTCTACCTGTCTGTGGTCTGCTATGATAAACGGCCCGATAAACTGGTGGTCTCCGATGCACGTCGCGATGCCAATCTGGACAATACCGATGCCTTCATCTTTATTTTGGACACCTATAAAGATGGCCAGAACGGTTTCGTATTCGGCACGAACTCCATCGGGATCGAATACGATGCGCAGGTCGATAATGAGGGGCAGGGCAATAACAACGTTAACCGGCAACAGACCGGTACCATTGGCGGATTCAATTTGAACTGGGACGGCTCTTGGGAGGTCAAGACCGAAGTAGGCGACTACGGATGGAGCGCCGAGTTCGCCATTCCCCTGCGTACCTTGCGCTTTCAGCCGGGGGACTGGGGCATCAATTTTCGCAGGAATATTCGGAAGACCAATGAAATCGCCTATTGGTCGCCGCTGCCCGTCAGTTTTAACCTGAACCGACTCTCCTTGGCGGGTACCTTGACGGGATTGGAATTGCGGACGCCCGGTAATTTAAAGGTAATACCCTATGTGCTCGGCCAACTTTCAAGGGATTTCACGGCGGTAGATTCGAAATCGGACTTCAGGTTCGAGGCCGGGGGCGATGTCAAATACAGCATTACCCCGAGCCTGACGCTCGACCTGACCTATAATACCGATTTCGCCCAGGTCGAGGTCGACGAACAACAGGTAAACCTGGATCGCTTTAACCTTTTCTTTCCCGAAAAAAGACCGTTTTTTCTTGAGAATGCGGGACTCTTCAGTGTGGGGAGTCCGGGGGAGGTCGACCTGTTCTTCAGCCGTCGTATCGGTATCGGAGATGACGGTACTAGCGTACCCATCATCGGCGGTGCCAGATTGTCCGGAAAGGTGGGTCGCACCAACGTCGGGATGTTGACCATGTTCACCGAGGATGTGGAGGAGGCGGCCATTGAAGAAAACAACTTTACCGTAGGCCGGGTCAACCACGAATTTAAGGGAAGGTCGGCACTAGGAGCCATGTGGGTGTCGAAAAAAGGCCTCCAAACCGACGACAATTTTAACCGTACCCTCGCCATCGACGGGAAATGGGGGTTGGGCCGCAAGGCGAGACTCTCGGGATTCTATGCCCGTTCCGCCGATGCCAAGGAATCCACAGATGGCCACGCCTTTCAACTAAAGGGCGATTACAAATGGAACAACTGGGAGGCAAGGGCCGCCTATACCGAGGTAGGACAAGGCTTTAATCCCGAGGTGGGCTTTTTGCTGCGCCCGTCATTTCGCAAGCCGGAAGGTTTTTTGATGTATCATCTCAGACCCAAAAATGAAGATGCCAAAATTTTGGAATACCGGCCTCACGTATCCTACCAGGGATATTGGAACTTCGATGGTTTTCTCGAAACAGGATTTTTGCACGTCGACAACCATTGGGAGTTCAAAAACGGATTGGAAATCCATACCGGCGTAAACTTTACCACGGAGGGGGTGCTGGAGCCCTTTGAAATTTCGCAGGGGGTCACGGTCGCCCCCGGTACCTATAGGCATGCCGAAGCTGCCCTGGTTTTTTTTACCAATCAGAGCAAACCGGTCTCTGTCAACATCAGGTCGAATACCGGAGGGTCTTTCGGGGGTACCCGATCGGTCAATACGGCCACCTTGCGCCTAAGGGCCGGCGACAAGTTCAACGCCGCTTTCACCTATCTGTACAACCGCTTCGACCTTCCAGGGGGCGACTTTACGGCCAATGTGTTCCGGAGCCAGATCTCGTACTCCTTCAAGCCCAATATCTACTTGCAGGGGTTGGTGCAGAATAACACGGTGGACAAGCTTTGGGCGTTCAACTTCCGTTTTGGGTGGCTGCAGCGCGCCAATACCGGTCTGTTCGTTGTTTATAATCACAATTTGTTGGATGGAGGCCCGCTGAACAACAGCTTTATCATCAAATATACCCGTATGTTCGATTTGTTGAAATAGGGGGGAGACGTAACCCTGGCCGGGCCTTTCATCCTCTAGCCGCTTTACCTTCGCCAATTTTTATCCCGGTAGGCTCGGGAATAAAAGACAGAAAGATCAAGAAAGAAAGACTGAAAATCATTTCCGGGAGTTAAAAAAGACCCGCCACTGCCAAGGAATACTTTTGAGTTCTTGACCATCTTTATTCTTTATTCTTTATTCTTTCTTCTTTTCGTCTTTTTGTCCTTTTTGCCTTCCTCCAGCCCTTTTGTCTTTCCTCCTTTCGTCCTTTTGTCCATTGAGGGCATCACTCCCTCCGCCCGTACACGATGCCCAAATCATTGTCCCGCACATTTTTTAGCTTCGTTTTGAGCCGGACCTGCATCTCCAAAACCACATCGGCATAGTGGGGGTTATGGGCGAGATTATTGTACTGTTGCGGGTCCGTTTCCATATCGAAGAGTTCCATGCCCGCCCCGGCATCCTCGTCATATTGAATGAAGGCCCATTTGTCGGTGCGGACCAAAAACGACCGACCGCCCTGGGTTACCGAAAAGGCCATATCGCGCACTGTACGCTCCGGGTTGTCCAAGGTGGATGCAAGGCTCTTGCCCTGAAGGTTTTTGGAATAATCGAGTCCCGTCAGTTCTGCTATTGTCGGGTACAGGTCTAACAGTTCAGCGAAAGATTCACAGGTCGCGGGTGCTTTCCCTGGCACTTTGATGATGAGGGGCACGCGAACGGATTCCTCGTGCAGGCTTACCTTCATCCAGAAACGGTGTTCGCCCAGATGGAAGCCGTGGTCGGAGGTGAAAATGACGATCGTATTGTCGGCGAGTCCTTCTTCCTTTAGGGTGTTCAGTACCTTCCCGACCTGCGCGTCCATATAGGCCACCGAGGCGTAGTAGGCCGCTACGGCCTTCTTCTCATGCTCTTCAGACATTTGGGCGTTGACGCTGGTAACGTAGTTGATGCCCCTTTCGGGGATGTCGTCCCAATCGTTTTCCACTTTCGGGGGCAAGACCGTCTGTTCATAGGGATAGGGTTTGAAATAGTCTTGGGGTGCTACGAAGGGCACGTGCGGCCGTACAAAACCGACCGCCAAAAAGAAGGGGTTATCTTTGTGCTTTCTGATCAGTTCCGATGCCTTTTCCGCCGTTTTTCCATCGGAATGCACGAGGTCGTCGCCCTTGGCCTTGACGATGGTCATCACATTGCCGCCTTTTCGCGGCAGGTCGCCGTAAGGATTGTTCTGTACCAGTTCGGCGACGCCCTCGGCCTTCCATTCTGGCCCGGGACTGTTAAAGCGTTCGGTCCAAGAGGCGGCATCGTCCTGGCCGTTCGATCCTGTTTCAATATCTATAGGGACGCCCATATGATAGATTTTGCCGACCCGTGCCGTGTAGTATCCGTTATCCTTAAAGAGCTGTGGCAGTGATTTTCGGGCAGGCCCCACCTGTTCCCTGCCGCTGACATATCCGTAGGTATTCGTGGCATTGGGATAATAGCCGAAAAGAAGTGAAGCCCTCGACGGCCCGCACACCGGATATTGGGAGTAGGCCCGAGAATACCGTGTGCCCTCGGCCGCCAATCCATCGATATTCGGGGTCCGGCTGACCGAATTCCCGTAGGAAGATACCGCAGTGGCCGTCAGGTCATCGGCGATGATGAACAGTACGTTCGGTTTATCTTGGGATATATCCGATTGGCCCGATCCCCGAACCGCTAGAAGCATTATGAGAAATATGATTTTTGGTACCTTCATTGTCAGAATTTAAGGGGTCGTCTTGGAATGGGGCATCCCTTTGGATTTTTGTCTATATTTGATTTACAATATAAAAATAAGAATCCACCCCATGAATCGACGCAGAACTTTTATCAAAAAAACGGCTTTGGCCGGTACGGCTATGGCGACTTTGCCCAACCTTTCTTTCGGGATTTCAAAGCTAGGAAAGCAGGACAAGTTGAACGTGGGAATGATCGGGGTCGGCTTAAGGGGCACCAACCACATGAACAATCTGTTGCAGCGGGACGATGTGAACATTGCCGCAATCGCCGACATCGATGATGTGAGGGTCAAGATGGCCTTGGATGCGATATCCAAAGCGGGCGGGGGAAAACCCAAGACTTTCGGTAAGGACGAAAAAGACTACCTTAATTTATTGGCCCTTCCGGAAATCGATGCCGTACTCATCGCCACCCCTTGGCTTTGGCACACCCGCATGGCCGTAGATGCCATGCAGGCGGGTAAATATACGGGCCTCGAAGTATCCGCGGCCAATACCATGGAAGAATGTTGGGACCTGGTCAATACCCACGAGGAGACAGGCTCCCATCTCATGATCATGGAAAATGTCAACTATCGACGCGACGTGTTAGCGGTGTTGAACATGGTCAAACAGAACGTATTCGGCGAGATGCTTCATTACCGATGCGGGTATCAGCACGACCTCCGTGGGGTGTTGCTGAACGATGGTAAGGATGCCTACGGCAAGGGCGTGGAATTCGGGGAGAAGGGCATCTCGGAATCCAAGTGGCGCACCCAGCATTCGGTCTTGCGCAATGCCGATGTGTATCCTACCCACGGTTTGGGACCTGTTGCCGAGATGGCGGACATCAACAGGGGAAACCGCTTCCTTTCCCTGACCTCCCATGCCACTAAGGCGAGGGGACTCCATAACTATATCGTAGAGCACGGCGGGAAAGATCATCCCAATGCGAAAGTCCGCTTTAAAATGGGCGATGTCATTACCAGTACCATTGAGACCGCCAACGGCGAGACCATTATTGTGACTCACGATACGACCCTTCCCCGACCCTATTCCCTCGGCTTCCGCGTTCAAGGCACCAAAGGTCTTTGGGAAGTGGACGGTAACCGGATTTATGTCGAGGGAAAATCGGAACCCCACAAATGGGAGGATGCCGACCCCTGGCTAAAAAAATACGACCATCCACTTTGGCAAAAATATGGAGAGCATGCCCTCGGAGCGGGGCACGGGGGAATGGACTTCTTTGTCGACCACGCCTTTGTCGAATCGGCCAAGCTCAATGTTGCTCCCCCGATGGACGCCTACGACGCCGCGGCCTGGAGTGCCGTAACCCCCTTGTCGGAAGCATCCATCGCCAACAATGGCGAACCCCAGGATTTTCCTGATTTTACCAGGGGCAACTGGATAAAAAGAAAGCCGTACGATTGGATGAAGGATACCTATTAAGGTGGAACCTATCTAGAATAAAAGGCGCTTCCCTAATACCCATAACTGAAACTGAGCGATGCGAAAATTTTGGACCACTGCACACCTGCGATTCCCATATGCGGCAATCATTATACTTTTTTTGATTTCCGGATGCCAATCCAAGGAAAAACAAAAACAGACCGAGAAAGAGGAGCCCCAACCCCCGAACATCGTCATCATCTACGCCGACGATCTGGGTTATGGCGAGCTGGGCGCCTACGGGGCCACCGAACTCGAGACCCCGAATCTGGACAGGCTCGCGAACGGCGGCATGCGCTTTACCAACGGGTATGCCTCCTCGGCGACCTGTACCCCGAGCCGCTACGCGCTGCTGACGGGCACCTACCCCTGGCGGAACAAAAGCGCCAAGATCCTTCCGGGCACGGCACCGCTGATCATCGATACGGCGCAGATGACGATTCCGAAAATGTTGAAACAGCAGGGCTACAGGACGGGAATCGTCGGAAAATGGCATCTGGGACTGGGCGACGGGAACGTCAACTGGAACGAACGCATCGCCCCCGGCCCCAACGAGGTCGGCTTCGACCGGAGCTATATCATGGCGGCCACGCAGGACCGGGTGCCGACCGTTTACATCCAAAACGGCGAGGTGGTCAACCTGGATCCCGACGACCCCATACAGGTCGATTACGCAAAGAATTTCGAGGGGCAGCCCACGGGCAAGGACAATCCCGGGATGCTGAAGATGAAATGGCACCACGGGCACAATAACAGCATCGTGAACGGCATTCCCCGCATCGGCTTTATGAAGGGCGGGGAATCGGCGAAGTGGGTAGACGAGGACATGGCCGACACCTTTCTGGCCGAGGCCCAAAAGTACGTAACGGCGGAGAAGGAGGGACCCTTCTTTTTGTACTACGCCCTGCAGCAGCCGCACGTACCGCGCACCCCGCATCCCCGGTTCGTCGGGGCATCGGGCATGGGCCCTAGGGGCGACGTGATCGTGGAGGCCGATCATATGGTCGGCGAGTTCATAAATACCCTGGAGAACGGGGGACTGCTGGAAAACACCCTGATCATCTTCTCCAGTGACAACGGTCCCGTGCTGAACGACGGCTACTACGACGATGCCGTTGAGAAGTTGGGTGGCCACGAACCGGCGGGACCTTTGCGGGGCGGAAAGTACAGCCTGTTCGAGGCCGGAACCCGGGTGCCGTTCATCACCTATTGGAAGGGCCGTATCGAGCCCGGGGTGTCCGGTGCCCTGGTCTCCCAGCTGGACCTGCTCGGTTCCCTGGCCGACCTGGTGGGCAGCGACGTAGAAGGGGAGGACAGCAAGGGTCTGTTGGACGTTTTCCTAGGGAAATCCGACGAGGGCCGGGAGCAGGTCGTGCTGGAGGCCACCGGCCGCACGGCCTTCCGGCAGGGCGATTGGGCCATGATCCCGCCCTACGACGGCCGTGCGGTCAATACGTTCGTGAACATCGAACTGGGCAACGCGGACGACTACCAGCTCTACAACCTCAAGGACGACCTCGGCCAGCAGAAGAACTTGGCGGAATCCAATCCCGAAAAATTAAAGGAAATGATCGCTGCCTACCGAGCGGTTCGCGGAGAGGGGGCCGAACAGGTGGAGGAACTGGAGCTGAAGTAAAATTTAATAGCTCTATACTAAGATCAGCCGCAAAAAGGTGGTGACTTCTATTTACGTAGTAATCCCTGCATGGCTCAAGCAACAACCATCCGACCAAAAAGTAATGCAAATCAGGATAATTTCGACTTTTCAAGGGTTAGAATAAGAGAAAATTGCCGAATTATATAGGGCGCAATTCCGAAAATTAACAGTCAAAGGCAAAAAAATAGTACTATTTGAAATTTTAGAGGTGTTCTCCGGATACTATTCATTTTACTTTTGGGATTGATAGGAACACAGATTTATATTGAAACCAATCCCAGCACATCATGAATATTACATTTTTATTAAAAAAACAGTATTGGTGTTTAGTAATCTTAGTTTTTTATAGCTCATCTTATGGGAATCCGATTTTCAGTAACGAGCGCCCAACGAGCCCCACACTGCTCTATAACGAAGGTCGTCTGCAAGATCAGACCATCACAGGTATGGTTCTTGACGGAAACGACCAGCCCTTGCCCGGTGCAAGTATCGTTGAAAAAGGCACGTCGAACGGAACCCAGACCGATTTCGATGGGAACTTTGAGCTGCAGGTAACGGACGAAAATGCAGTATTGGTCATTTCCTATATCGGATTTGCCACCCAGGAAATTCCACTTTCGGGACAGACATCCATAACAGTATCCTTACAGGAAGATGCTGCCAATCTCGATGAGGTCGTGGTCATCGGTTATGGTACCCAGAAAAAAAGTGACCTTACCGGTGCTGTCGGATCTGTTAAGTCCGAAGAACTGGCCGAAAGACCTGCAGCCTCTATGAACCAAGCCATGGCCGGAAAAGTTTCCGGGGTGAACGTAACCTCGGGTTCAGGGCGGCCTGGAGGGAGAACCGTGGTTCGAATTAGAGGAAATACTTCCGTAAGTATTGCCAATACGCCGCTCTATGTGGTCGATGGGGTAATACTTAATTCCGTTAGCCTTCCCAATGGTAGCACACCTATCGACTACATGAACCCCAATGACATTGAGTCTATTGAAGTTTTAAAAGACGCTTCCGCTACCGCCATTTACGGCGCAAGGGGTGCGAACGGGGTCATATTGGTCAGTACTAAACGAGGTACTTCGGCCGGTGGCCGCGTTAATTACGATGTAGATTTTAGTCTTGGCACGCTACCCAAAAAGCTGGAATTGTTGAATTCCGAAGAGTTTTTGAGGGTTGAGGAAATTGCGTATGCGAACGCCGAAAAATATGACCCGGCCGGATGGGCTGGAGGGGCCTATACCGATCCTCGAACAAAACGGACCGACCCACGTTTATTCGATGCCGAGGGCAACCCGCTTTACAATACCGATTGGCAAGATGAGGCCATAAGGGCCTCTTTCTCCCAAAACCACCAACTTTCTTTTACAGGAGGAAACGAGAAGGGTACTTATGGCCTGTTTATGGGCTTTCGTGACGAAGAGGGTCTAATCGTTGAGTCTTGGTTGAAACGCTATTCGGGTAGATTTACCATGGATACCGACATCAATGACTGGTTGAAAGTCGGGGGTAGTTTAAGTTATAACGATCAAAACGAAAAGCAGATCGACCAGCTTGGCGGCGGGGGCATAACCACCATGCGCCAGGTATTTGAAGCTTTGCCTATTATCCCAGTCCGTTATGCCGACGGAAGCTGGGGCTCCAATATCGATTATCCTGGCATGGAAGGGGGCGGTAGTCCGGTTGCAGTAGCCAATGACCGCAGGTATTTCCTTAAGACCCAAACCGTTTTGGGGAACTTCTATAGTAATATTGCCCTTCATAAAAACTTGCAATTGCGGACCACTATCGGGGCCAATATCATCAATCAGAGAAATGATTATTACGGAGGTCGGGACCTAAGGTATATTGCAAGGCCGGACGGTGCGGCATATGTCGACAACTCCCGGTACAACTCATGGCAGTTTGAAAACTATTTGACCTATAACAAAGATTTTAATAGTGATAACTCGTTAACGGCCATGTTAGGACTTTCTTGGCAGCATATAGATGAATTCGAATCAAGAGCATCTACTAGAGGTTTTGCCGATGACTTTTATGGCTTTAACAACCTTGGGGCCGGATCCAACCCACAGACCCCGACCTCCAGCAGAGTTGCTTACGGACTCAATTCTTATTTTGGCCGGGTCAATTACAGCTATAAGAATAAATATCTCTTGACCTTGACCGGAAGGGCCGACGGTTCTTCGAAATTCGGTCCCGAAAATCAATTTGCGTTTTTCCCGTCGGCGGCATTGGCATGGCGGGTTTCAGGGGAAGATTTTCTATCCCAGAACGAAACGATATCCAATTTAAAACTGCGAGCCAGCTACGGGGCAACGGGTAACTCAGAAATTCCTGCATATAGGGCCTTGGCGGGACTACAAAGTGGCACTGTAATCTTTGCGGGTGACCGTGCCCCTTACACTGTTCCACAGCGTATGGCCAATCCCGATCTGCGATGGGAGAAAACCGAGCAGGTAGATGTCGGACTTGAACTGGGTCTTCTCAACAACCGAATTGCCCTAGAGGTCGATCTGTACCGAAAATTGACTTCGGACATGCTGCTCGATGCGCCTGTTCCCGCTACAAGTGGCTTTACCAATGTATATAGAAACGTGGGCAGTATGGAGAACAAAGGGGTTGAAGTTAGCTTGAACACCATCAATATTGACAATGAGCTTTTTGGATGGAGCAGTAATTTCAATATTTCCATCAATAAGAACGAAGTAACCGCGCTATCCGGGGGTTCCGATATCTTTTTGGGCTCTACGCTTATTCGAGTCGGGGAACCCGTGAGTACCTTCTACGGATATATCGACGAGGGTACCTGGAATACGGATGAAGCCGATCAAGCTGCTATTTATGATAGGCTGCCAGGTGATATCAAATACCGTGACCTTAACGATGATGGAGCAATCAACAGCGATGACCGGGCTATAATCGGAAAAGGTATTCCAGATGGTTTCGGAACTTTTTCCAATACGTTTAGATATGGTAACCTTGAGCTTCTGGTCGACCTACAGTTCCAGTACGGCAATAGTGTGATGTACCGTGACGAACACTCGGCCGAAGATCGTCAAACTATCGCGAACAGTTTCAAAACGGTCTTAAATGCTTGGACTCCGGACAATCAAGATACCCATATCGCCCAAATTAGGCCGATTGCCGCTGGTTATGATACCCATAACGATTCCGGGAAATTGAAAGATGCATCGTTCTTAAGAGGTCGAAATCTCATGCTGTCCTATAATTTTAAACCTGAATTGGTCAAGCGCCTGCATTTAAACCGTCTTAGATTATATACTTCGGTGCAAAATTTCTTTGTAGTCACAGATTATCCGGGGTACGACCCTGAAAGTTCCAATGGCGGCGGCACCTTCGATCAGGGCTTCTCTCTATATGACTATCCAAGACCACGTACTTTTGTGCTCGGTTTAAATGTGGGACTATAACAACAAAAAATATAAAAACATGAATACCTATAGATTTTCTATAAAAACTATCGCGATCATGACAATAGTGTCATGCACCTTGGCCTGTAGTGATTTTCTAGATGAAGAAGACGCCTCTAACTTTACTACCGACACCTATTTTACCAGTGCCGAACATGCAGAAAGTGCGGTCAATGGTATCTATGAACCACTGATCCCCATTACAAATAGTGGCTTTGGAGGGGGCACCTGGTTAATGCTCGAATTTGCAACTGGCTTGGCCAATACTGCCCTAGGACAGGCAACGAATATTTATCTGGTAAAGGATTTGATCAATAATTCGGATAATGGATACGGCGAAAGTTTCTGGAACGAATATTATACAGGTATTTCCAGAGCCAATCTAGCGATTGAAAAAATTCCGGAAATAAATATGGACGAGACCGCAAAACAGAACTATTTGGCGGAAGCCAAGTTCTTTCGGGCATATTATTATTTCGGATTGGTACGGATGTTCGGCAATATTCCCATTATAACAGATCCGATCGACCTGAATTCTGAGCAATTATATCCGGAGCAAGCGGACCCCGCAGCAGTTTACGATTTAATTATCGCTGATTTGACAGAAGCTGAAAATTCAAGCCTACCCTGGAGGGATGAAGCGGGAAGGGTATCCATGGGAGCTATAAAAACACTTTTGGCCGATGTGTATTTAACCTCGGCTGGCTATCCCCTTCAGCAAACCGAAAATTACCAGCTTGCCGCCGCTAAGGCCAAAGAGGTCATTGATTCGGGAGAGTTTCGTTTGTTCGATAGCTATGATGAACTTCACGATCCCGCTACCAAGAACACAGGAGAATACATTTTCATGACCCAATTTGCGGCCAATATCCAATCAGGGAACTGGCAACCTGCAATACTGCCCTACAACTTGGGAATTTCGGCCTATTCCGCCCAGACCGGCGGTATCTTTTCGACCAATGAGTTTGCCGACTCCTATGAGGTTGGCGATAAAAGGGCCGAAGAAAAGCAGTTTTATTTCACTAGCTATTCGTTAGAGGCGGATCGAAGCGACAGTACCAACTTGGGAGCTCCTTATATATTTAAACTTTTTGATATTCAAGCGAATGAAGAGAGTGCCCAATCGGATTTAAACTGGGGTATATATCGGTATGCCGACGTTTTATTGATGTACGCAGAAGCTTTGAACGAAGCTGAAGGTCCGACAGTAGAAGCGTACAATGCCGTTAATCTGATCAGGCAACGCGCAGAACTTAATGATTTGACGGGCCTTTCACAGGACGCTTTCAGGGAAGCGGTACGAATCGAGCAAGTGCATGAATTAAGCTTTGAAAATAAGACCTGGTACGATATGGCCAGATGGAGAAAAGCCTATGATCCGGAGACCAATGAATTGAAGGATTTCGTAGGGCACACTTTCACCTATCTGCCCAACAAAGCGCTTACGGAACGGGAACTGTTGTTTCCGATTCCGACATCTGAAATGCAGAACAATCCTAATCTGGTACAGAATATGGGGTATTAAATGAGCGTTTTAAATGCTGTTTATTATTTTGGCTCTACCATTATTTCTGTGAAAACAGTTGTTATTGAGTTTGACCAAAAGATGAAAGGAGGAGGGAACAAAGAAAATAAAGGACACATGGATATTTTCAGTCATAGGTCTGCCATTTCGGATGTTCCGGAAAATGTATTCGTCTTTCTTCCTTGCTCTTTCCGTCTTTTTTCCATTGGTGATAGCTTCCGATTGCCGAGGGAATCCTGAAATTTCCCACAAAGTTCAGGGTAGAACCTTATCTTTTAATGCCCGCCCGGTCACAGGCGGGTGTTTCCCTTTTTTTCGCGCCAAAGTATCACGAATAGCGAAAGTTAAGGTGGGTCAAAGATGAGAGCAGGGCTCTAGGGGTCGGTGGATTCCCGACCCTACATGAATCCCTACCATCCATACAACTCTTCTTCCTACATAAAACGTTTTGACCTACATTTATCCCTGTGCCAATTCTACAATTCGATGGGTGTTTTCTGAAAAACAGAAAATTGCCATGACTAGGTCCTGTCAATTGGCCCCTCGTTCCCCCATGCATTACATCAATATCATAATTACATCAAAAAAAGCATCATGGGAACAAGAAGAAACGCCAAATTTTTATCGGCAACGGAAAAAGAAAATTTTGTAAAGGCCTGCGTGCACATGAAGGCGGACATCGTCAACCCGACCGCGGCGGCCAACGATCAGTACAGCAAATGGGACGAGTTTACGGCCATCCATTGGATGATACAGAACGCTGACTCCCCTGGCACAAACAACGTTAATTTTGGTCATGGCGGCCTGGGAAGCTATAGCTTTTTGAGCTGGCACCGCTATTTTCTCTTCCTTTTCGAGGAGCAATTGCGAAGTTATTTTCCTGCGGATGACGTAAGGTTGCCGTATTGGGACTGGCAGGACCCCGCGGCCATCATGACCGATGATTTTATAGGTCCCGACGGTGATCCTGGCTCGAACAATGTAATTCAACAGGGTTATTTTGCGGTAGACAGCCCCGGTACCGGAAGCAACGCCACGCCCGCTCCGGGATGGTGGCCGGCTGGTCTCGATGGCTGGAGGATTCCCGATATGTTCCCTTCTTCCACGACGGGAGGCCTAAGAAGAAATACCGGTAATCCGGCCAACCTGCCCACTACCCTTGATATCCAGGAAACGCTCGCCATGACCGACCTTCGTGACTTTCAGGATGCCCTGGAATCGGGCGGAGGGCTCACCAATAGTGCTACCATGAGGATGCACAACAGCATGCATGGCTGGATCGGGGGTTCGGGCGGGCACATGAACAATCCCGACGTTTCGCCTTCGGATCCTTTTTTCTATTTGCTGCACTGCAACGTTGATCGGCTGTGGGCCATGTGGCAGATGGACGGGCACGAGAACGAGTATCCCGTCGCCGGGGGAAACCCCGAACATCACCGCAACGATCTCATGTATCCTTATACAGGGGGCGCGGCCGGTTACGGGACGAACGTAGGGATTTCCTCGGATATTCCGATGCCCGATTTTAGCGGGCTAGGTCCCCAGACCAACGGTGATACATTGGACTTTAGAAACGCTTTTGGCTATACCTACGACACCATCGCAATTATGGGCATCGGCCTAGACCGTACGGGGAGCATGATGGGGCTCACCCCGGATCCCATGGTCAGTACCAACCCCGACGTCACCAAATGGGAAGCGGCAAAGCGGGGCGTGTCCGCTTTTCTACAAGACGCCGAAACCGTCCAGGAAAGCGGGGCCATCTACGTCATGGCCGGTATCAAAACGTTCAGAAGCCTGGGCGGCAATCAGTTCGATGCAGTATTTAATGCGCCGAACTTCGGACTGGTCAAGACGGGCACCGATTTTAGCCAGGCCGATTTCGACCTTAACGTTGCGGCCATGTCGCCTGGGGGCGGCACC
Encoded here:
- a CDS encoding sulfatase family protein, which produces MRKFWTTAHLRFPYAAIIILFLISGCQSKEKQKQTEKEEPQPPNIVIIYADDLGYGELGAYGATELETPNLDRLANGGMRFTNGYASSATCTPSRYALLTGTYPWRNKSAKILPGTAPLIIDTAQMTIPKMLKQQGYRTGIVGKWHLGLGDGNVNWNERIAPGPNEVGFDRSYIMAATQDRVPTVYIQNGEVVNLDPDDPIQVDYAKNFEGQPTGKDNPGMLKMKWHHGHNNSIVNGIPRIGFMKGGESAKWVDEDMADTFLAEAQKYVTAEKEGPFFLYYALQQPHVPRTPHPRFVGASGMGPRGDVIVEADHMVGEFINTLENGGLLENTLIIFSSDNGPVLNDGYYDDAVEKLGGHEPAGPLRGGKYSLFEAGTRVPFITYWKGRIEPGVSGALVSQLDLLGSLADLVGSDVEGEDSKGLLDVFLGKSDEGREQVVLEATGRTAFRQGDWAMIPPYDGRAVNTFVNIELGNADDYQLYNLKDDLGQQKNLAESNPEKLKEMIAAYRAVRGEGAEQVEELELK
- a CDS encoding SusC/RagA family TonB-linked outer membrane protein, with the protein product MQDQTITGMVLDGNDQPLPGASIVEKGTSNGTQTDFDGNFELQVTDENAVLVISYIGFATQEIPLSGQTSITVSLQEDAANLDEVVVIGYGTQKKSDLTGAVGSVKSEELAERPAASMNQAMAGKVSGVNVTSGSGRPGGRTVVRIRGNTSVSIANTPLYVVDGVILNSVSLPNGSTPIDYMNPNDIESIEVLKDASATAIYGARGANGVILVSTKRGTSAGGRVNYDVDFSLGTLPKKLELLNSEEFLRVEEIAYANAEKYDPAGWAGGAYTDPRTKRTDPRLFDAEGNPLYNTDWQDEAIRASFSQNHQLSFTGGNEKGTYGLFMGFRDEEGLIVESWLKRYSGRFTMDTDINDWLKVGGSLSYNDQNEKQIDQLGGGGITTMRQVFEALPIIPVRYADGSWGSNIDYPGMEGGGSPVAVANDRRYFLKTQTVLGNFYSNIALHKNLQLRTTIGANIINQRNDYYGGRDLRYIARPDGAAYVDNSRYNSWQFENYLTYNKDFNSDNSLTAMLGLSWQHIDEFESRASTRGFADDFYGFNNLGAGSNPQTPTSSRVAYGLNSYFGRVNYSYKNKYLLTLTGRADGSSKFGPENQFAFFPSAALAWRVSGEDFLSQNETISNLKLRASYGATGNSEIPAYRALAGLQSGTVIFAGDRAPYTVPQRMANPDLRWEKTEQVDVGLELGLLNNRIALEVDLYRKLTSDMLLDAPVPATSGFTNVYRNVGSMENKGVEVSLNTINIDNELFGWSSNFNISINKNEVTALSGGSDIFLGSTLIRVGEPVSTFYGYIDEGTWNTDEADQAAIYDRLPGDIKYRDLNDDGAINSDDRAIIGKGIPDGFGTFSNTFRYGNLELLVDLQFQYGNSVMYRDEHSAEDRQTIANSFKTVLNAWTPDNQDTHIAQIRPIAAGYDTHNDSGKLKDASFLRGRNLMLSYNFKPELVKRLHLNRLRLYTSVQNFFVVTDYPGYDPESSNGGGTFDQGFSLYDYPRPRTFVLGLNVGL
- a CDS encoding RagB/SusD family nutrient uptake outer membrane protein encodes the protein MNTYRFSIKTIAIMTIVSCTLACSDFLDEEDASNFTTDTYFTSAEHAESAVNGIYEPLIPITNSGFGGGTWLMLEFATGLANTALGQATNIYLVKDLINNSDNGYGESFWNEYYTGISRANLAIEKIPEINMDETAKQNYLAEAKFFRAYYYFGLVRMFGNIPIITDPIDLNSEQLYPEQADPAAVYDLIIADLTEAENSSLPWRDEAGRVSMGAIKTLLADVYLTSAGYPLQQTENYQLAAAKAKEVIDSGEFRLFDSYDELHDPATKNTGEYIFMTQFAANIQSGNWQPAILPYNLGISAYSAQTGGIFSTNEFADSYEVGDKRAEEKQFYFTSYSLEADRSDSTNLGAPYIFKLFDIQANEESAQSDLNWGIYRYADVLLMYAEALNEAEGPTVEAYNAVNLIRQRAELNDLTGLSQDAFREAVRIEQVHELSFENKTWYDMARWRKAYDPETNELKDFVGHTFTYLPNKALTERELLFPIPTSEMQNNPNLVQNMGY